Proteins co-encoded in one Cytophaga hutchinsonii ATCC 33406 genomic window:
- the gldN gene encoding gliding motility protein GldN, translating to MNKFSVIVSIIFCAVASIAHAQETPAKQWEDPYATGFNKYSVRPIHTSDIMYKKTIIRAIDLREKQNLPLFSRNRELPRLIIDATLAGLITPYANDSLENGSKLSIDEFNALLIMPSDQPVYTPEDTLMMFQNEDYSYRTTSLGGDSFFPTDIYQMEIKEEWLFDKQRSRQYFDIDAITFYVPADHPSNIKGIQYAIASFSYKELCEKLFKDNPKAIWFNPQNEREHKNLADAFDLRLFSSYIIKVSNPKDSYLTDIYGGDQLKGLMASQWAAFELLEYEHNLWEF from the coding sequence ATGAATAAATTCAGTGTTATCGTATCCATTATCTTTTGTGCTGTAGCATCTATTGCTCATGCACAAGAGACACCTGCAAAACAATGGGAAGACCCATATGCAACAGGCTTCAATAAATACTCTGTTCGTCCTATTCATACCTCTGATATCATGTATAAGAAGACTATCATCAGAGCTATAGATTTAAGAGAAAAGCAAAATTTACCTTTATTTTCTAGAAATCGTGAGCTTCCTAGATTAATAATCGATGCTACTCTTGCAGGTCTTATCACTCCTTATGCTAATGATTCATTAGAAAATGGCAGTAAATTATCTATTGACGAATTTAATGCGTTATTGATAATGCCAAGTGATCAACCTGTCTATACTCCGGAAGATACATTGATGATGTTCCAAAATGAAGATTATTCTTACAGAACAACTTCATTAGGAGGCGATTCTTTCTTCCCTACGGATATCTATCAAATGGAGATTAAAGAAGAGTGGTTATTTGATAAACAACGTTCAAGACAATATTTTGATATTGACGCAATTACTTTCTATGTACCTGCTGATCATCCTTCAAATATTAAAGGGATTCAGTATGCAATTGCATCATTCTCTTACAAAGAACTTTGTGAAAAATTATTCAAGGATAATCCTAAAGCAATCTGGTTTAATCCACAAAATGAAAGAGAACACAAAAATCTTGCAGATGCATTTGATTTGAGATTGTTCAGCTCTTATATCATTAAAGTATCTAACCCGAAAGATTCTTATTTAACAGATATCTACGGTGGCGATCAACTTAAAGGTTTAATGGCTTCACAATGGGCTGCGTTTGAATTGTTAGAATACGAGCACAACCTTTGGGAATTCTAA